Below is a window of Drosophila nasuta strain 15112-1781.00 chromosome X, ASM2355853v1, whole genome shotgun sequence DNA.
ccCCCAAATAACTGTTTTTCACAGTcggttattaatttataaaactgaattatttattttggggAGTTGTTGTTAAACTGTAACAGCCaaaccaacaataacaacaacaataatcataacaattacaataaaaacgaaatgaggcccacaaaaaaaaagaaggaaaagtAAAAGCCACACAATATGTGACTGTGAGTGCGAAAGAGATGGCGGGTGTAAGAGAGTGAGAAGGCAAGAGTGAGTGTGCGAGAGTCGTTTTGCCTTCATTTGATTGTTATTTGGTGTTGATTACTTCatttcaacaataacaaacgcGCTgcgaaagggaaagggaaaaaaacaacaagccCCAGAACACGTGCTCACTTCACACAgccaaacagacagacagacagacagacaaacggacagagagacagactgTAGAATGTTATCAGTACCATTCACCCACCGCCCTCAACGTTATCTCCTGCACCTGGGCATTGGGCGAGGAGGAGAGTGCATAGAGCACCGCTTGGGCCACATCATCGGCTTGTAGGATCACATCGCCCAGCTGCGCCTTAATCTCATCCGAGACAATCTCGGTGGCCACCCAGCCGGGGTTAATGCTCTGTTAggaaattgaagaaaaaataaggaaattggtaataattattaatagcTTAATTATAGAGGCATAACAggtaaaacaatatttatttttagcctTTTTTGTGGTTcatataaatagaataaataataatagaatttaCTCATTTCTTTAGTGAATTTGTTAAGCGGAAGAGTTTTGGAAAGtcataataattatacattacttttgtggtatataatttaaataattcttaatgtaataaatgtttaattgcgctgttgcctttgcttttttttttagcgaGAATAAGTTCAATATCGCATCTGTCTATCCTAACATATTGGCCGTAGTTCACAATCGCATTTTCTGCTAAACCTATCTTATCATTACAATACTTTAAACTAACCATTTAGAGTGTAAGATAAaggcaaatattttacatttattctctacaaaaataaattagaagCTTTTCggaatttaaatgaattgccAAAACAGAAagatttcatattttgcattcattcTCTCCGAAAATAAATTGGAAGCTACTCcgaatttaaacaaattgccaaataaAAAGATATCTTAGCCAAACCTTGTTTAAATTCCTCTTTCACTTACCGTTGTCTTGATCTTTGACTTGGCTGTGATCAATTCCTGCCTGCAGATCTCATGCACAGCGGTCAATGCGAATTTACTAGGCGTATACGCATTGAGACTGGGATCCACAGGTCCTGGATTGTAGCCTGCCAAACCGGCCGTGCTGTTGATGAAAAACAAATGTCCGGCCATCTCACGGCGTCTCATACTGCTCGCTGCCAACTTGGTGCAGTAAATGCTGCCCATCAGATTCGTCTGCAGTATCTGGCTGATCTCTGGCACCGGCATATCGAGCAATTGGCCATCGCGCACAATGCCCGCATTATTGATGAGCACATCGATGCCGCCCAACTGCTGTTCGATCCACTCGAAGGCGCTATTCACCTGCCCCTCGGCAGATACATCGCAGGTCCGCTGATGGAAACGTGACTGCTGCTCCACGGGCAGCGATTGACGCAGTTGCTCCAGTCGCTCGGTGCGACGTGCAAGGCCAACCACCTGCAGACCGGCGGCAACCAAAAGTCGCGTGCAT
It encodes the following:
- the LOC132796542 gene encoding farnesol dehydrogenase; this translates as MERWQNRVAVITGASSGIGAACTRLLVAAGLQVVGLARRTERLEQLRQSLPVEQQSRFHQRTCDVSAEGQVNSAFEWIEQQLGGIDVLINNAGIVRDGQLLDMPVPEISQILQTNLMGSIYCTKLAASSMRRREMAGHLFFINSTAGLAGYNPGPVDPSLNAYTPSKFALTAVHEICRQELITAKSKIKTTSINPGWVATEIVSDEIKAQLGDVILQADDVAQAVLYALSSSPNAQVQEITLRAVGEWY